CCGAGGGGTCCTGGTTATGCCAGGATGAGTCTCTTATTTGATACCCTTACATGGAAGGATGCGAACGGAGTCATACCCGCTCTTGCGGATGGCTGGACGATCTCTGATGATGGTAAAACATGGACGTTCTATCTCGACGGGAACGCTAGATGGCATGACGGAGAATTGTTCACCGCAGATGATGTGAAGTTCACCTTCGACTATATGGCGGATTGCGAGGGTGCGTTCAAGTGGTTCGACGCGATCAGTTACATCGATAATGTGGAGGTTATTGACGACTATACAGTTGTCATAGATCTAAACGCGCCGATGGCATCGTTCCTGGTGGACATCGCAGGAAATGTGCCAATATTACCAGAGCATATATGGAAAGATGTGTCAGACCCACTCACATTTAAAAACGCTGACGCAGTCATAGGCACAGGTCCACTGAAACTTGTGGAATACGACTCGGCTACGGCATCCTACCAGTATGAGGCTAATTACGACTACTACGATGGAAAACTCCTCATAGACGAGTTTATATCGATGGAAGTTTCCAATACGGCAGCTGCACTGCAAACCGGTGAGGTGGATGAAGTATCCTTCTGGGGATCTGAGATCTCGGCGGTTCAGGAATTCAAGGGTGACCCGAACTTCGAGATAACCACCGGTCCGAGTTTCTGGGTGCTACAGGTGATCTTCAACTGTGACGAGGATGATACGAAAGGGTATCCGACGAACATACTGGAGTTTAGACAGGCAATTGCACACGGAATCGATAGAGACATGATGGTTTCGAATGCCTTGAATGACGGCGGTATATCTGCGAATACCGGCATAATGCACCCTGACTCGATCTGGTACAACCCTGATTGCACAGTTTACGAGCATAACACAGATACGGCTAACGACATACTCGATTCGCTTGGTTTTGTGGATACGGATGGCAATGGGATACGTAACTATCCGGATGGTGCGCAGCGAAGTGGAGATATCACATTCGATCTCTATACGACCAGCAAATTTAGTAGGGAAGCGGAACTGATACAGGCGGATCTTGCTGACATCGGGATTGAGATAGTGGTGACATCGAGCAGCTGGGGTCCGATAGATACTCGCCTTAAGGAAGGTAACTTTGACGTGGTGATCAGCGGTCATGGAGGAATATCAAATCCTCAGATTATGCGTATCCCGTCCTGGCCTGCGAGCACGTATCATAGTGATGACTACGATTCCACCTTTGCAGCACAGGAGGTGGAGATGGATCTCGATACGCGAAAAGAACTTGTCAATCAGCTCCAGGAGATAGTTGCAGACGATCTTCCGGTCTATACACTCTACCACCCGTACATGTGGTGTGTTTACAATCCGGAAGTGCTTGATACATGGTTCTATACAAGAGACGGGATTTGTATAGGAATCCCACTCGAATTGAATAAACTCATAGTCCTTGCACGGTACGGAGATGCAAACGAAAATGGGAAGATCAATATGCAGGATGTGACCAAGATTGAGCGGATGATTCTGGAACTCGATGAGGAGACAGATATGGCAGATGCGAACCAGAATTATAAGATCAATATGCAGGATGTGACCCACATAGAACTGATCATTCTCGGAAGGGCACCGATTCGCACCGAATAAAGGCATAAGTTGCTGCTTCATGCAGCAACATATATTTTTTTATACCAATGCACCAAATAAGTAAACTCGTGTATTATTTTGTCATAGTACTCATAATATTATCTATAAATTTTTTCCTGCCAAGGGCGATGCCAGGCGACGCACTCTCATATCTGACAGATCCGGGCGCAGATATGCCAGTAAGGATGACAGAGGAGAAGGGAGAGATCTTGCTCGCATACTATGGGCTTGATAAACCGCTTTCAGAGCAATACATCAATTATATGGTCGGAATAATTCGAGGAGATCTCGGATTGTCGATATACTACAATGACCCGGTTCTGGAGGTGATACTCAGCAGATTGAAATGGACACTCCTCCTCGTTGGAACCTCAACAGCAATCTATATAACATTGGGAATCCTCCTTGGCGCAACTTCCGCATGGGCGCGGGGCAGGAAGAAGGACATGGCACTTCTCATATCCATTCTCTCGATCAGTTCATTTCCGTCCTTCTTTATTGGGATACTCATGGTGATATTCTTCGTAGTAAAGCTGGGCATCTTCCCGCTAAGTGGTGCACAGACCGCGTTTGCCACATATTCAAATCCGCTTGAGGAGATCTTCGATATCCTGCACCACTTGGTCCTTCCTGCCGCAACCCTTGTCATCTCCCATATAGGCGGAACATACTTCCTGATGAGAAATTCGATGCTCGGCGTGCTTGGAGAGGATTACATCATGACCGCACGGGCAAAGGGCTTGAGCGAGCGGTATATCCTGCACAAACACGCAATCAAGAATGCACTGCTCCCAATCGTTACGATGACAGCGATGACCGTAGGATTCATGGTCACGGGAACGATATTTGTCGAGATGGTATTCGCATACCCCGGCATTGGAAACTTACTGTACAATGCAGTTTCATACAATGATTATCCGCTCCTGCAAGGGATATTTCTCTTCATAACAATTACCATCGTCGGTGCGAACTTCATCGCGGATATGATATACATACAACTGGATCCAAGGGTGAACCACGAATGATCGAAGTAAGAAAGATACTTGGATCGATCGGACTCGGGATATTGACGATCTTTGTGATTGTCGCAGTTTTTGCGCCGCATATCGCGCCATACAACCCGCATCAGATATACAGACCGATGGAGCATCCGAGTTCGAGTCATCTCTTGGGGACAAACGATCTGGGAAATGATATTTTGAGTGAGATCGTCTATGGGACGAGAGTCTCTCTCTTCATCGCATTCATAGTCTCCGCCATATCGA
The sequence above is drawn from the ANME-2 cluster archaeon genome and encodes:
- a CDS encoding ABC transporter substrate-binding protein; this encodes MKKIVLILAVLLCSMAFSASALTENDEVSETSSGKTVRMAGGTPGGADWGYPSPFTFYPRGPGYARMSLLFDTLTWKDANGVIPALADGWTISDDGKTWTFYLDGNARWHDGELFTADDVKFTFDYMADCEGAFKWFDAISYIDNVEVIDDYTVVIDLNAPMASFLVDIAGNVPILPEHIWKDVSDPLTFKNADAVIGTGPLKLVEYDSATASYQYEANYDYYDGKLLIDEFISMEVSNTAAALQTGEVDEVSFWGSEISAVQEFKGDPNFEITTGPSFWVLQVIFNCDEDDTKGYPTNILEFRQAIAHGIDRDMMVSNALNDGGISANTGIMHPDSIWYNPDCTVYEHNTDTANDILDSLGFVDTDGNGIRNYPDGAQRSGDITFDLYTTSKFSREAELIQADLADIGIEIVVTSSSWGPIDTRLKEGNFDVVISGHGGISNPQIMRIPSWPASTYHSDDYDSTFAAQEVEMDLDTRKELVNQLQEIVADDLPVYTLYHPYMWCVYNPEVLDTWFYTRDGICIGIPLELNKLIVLARYGDANENGKINMQDVTKIERMILELDEETDMADANQNYKINMQDVTHIELIILGRAPIRTE
- a CDS encoding ABC transporter permease produces the protein MPGDALSYLTDPGADMPVRMTEEKGEILLAYYGLDKPLSEQYINYMVGIIRGDLGLSIYYNDPVLEVILSRLKWTLLLVGTSTAIYITLGILLGATSAWARGRKKDMALLISILSISSFPSFFIGILMVIFFVVKLGIFPLSGAQTAFATYSNPLEEIFDILHHLVLPAATLVISHIGGTYFLMRNSMLGVLGEDYIMTARAKGLSERYILHKHAIKNALLPIVTMTAMTVGFMVTGTIFVEMVFAYPGIGNLLYNAVSYNDYPLLQGIFLFITITIVGANFIADMIYIQLDPRVNHE